TCTTAATTCCCTAACACCACCTAACCCGTGCGAAACAACAATAGAAAAATATGACACAGTATTCAGAGTATTTGCTATCTCGTTCTAACTGTAGGCCGCACGACCCCAAGagtacaaagaaagaaaaaatacggCACgcaaacgaaaaaagaaaagagaaaaataccTAACAATCGAATTGGACTCACAAAGCAATCATCCTGAAGTTCAAGTTTTCGTTTCCAAACACGCTATTGCAACTACCGGTAGGCTTCTTTGAATAAAAGGAAGTTCCATTCAATCGACAATGAAAGATGCAAAATGTTCTCCATCTGGACAAATCATCGGccaaaagggggggggggggatgccACAAAGGAACAATAAGAGAACCTGAAGCTTTACAGTTACTCATATGATGTAAGACACGCAGAATAAGACAGATAGGCGGACAGGCATAATTATTCTCCCCGTGCCAATTCATAACAAAAGCATCTATGCCTTCAGAACTTggattccaaaatcttgaattgaaACGAGGGAGTTTGGCATTCACATGATTTGCGAAACGATCTACAGAATGAGGACCCCAAACTGAGTCAATGTGGTGAAACGAAAGTGGAGAAAGGCAAAAATACGACTGAGAAAATCAGCCTGATCATTCTGGGATCTTGGAATCCATTCCATTTCGATCGAAATGCAATGACTACAGCAGATACTAAATATAGACAAGGCTTCGGACTGCAAATGTTCTTTACTACTTCCAGACGAAATAATCTGAGGTATATTTTGATTGTCCGTAAACCATTTAACGGTTAAACCTGAAAGCTGGTTTACCAAAGAAAGCAGAACAAACTTAACTGCCAAAATCTCTTTAAAAGTAGAGCTAGACCGTATTTCCTCGTGGGACCAAACACCTGACACTAAATCCAAGCCACACTGCACGAAATAACCACCAAAACCAGAGTCACTGGCATCGGAGTAAACAACACCAACTGCGCTTGAGTTAGGAGACATAACCTTACCATTAATAGAGTCAATATTGTTCAACCAAAAGGAAAGTTCATAACGAACTTCAGGGGAGACGTGCAAGGGCAGATCCCAAGAGGATCTACATTCAATCGCTGCATCGCAGTTTCTTGTAAACAACCTGGTCATATTGCCTACTGCACAAGCCATGGAAATAATTTGCCCTGTAACTGAAGCaagatctctggctaaaatttgGTTATTTTGGAGACAAGAAACGAGGGAAGATTTGAGCTTATGGATGCGAAACTCAGGAATTTGAATTAAACCTTCGCCAAAATCTAAAATAGATCCCAGGAAAACTAACCTCTGAGTAGGTTCCCAAATTGGTTTGTCGTCGTTAACTGTGAAACCAGACGAAGCAAGATCATGACGAACTGAATCGCTGAGAATTCTGGAACGCTCTACAGACATATCGCCTCCAATACCATCATCGAGATACATTAAAAATAAGATCACCACGACCTCTCCAGTATTTAACCAATTGACGAACTACTTTGGTGAAGACATAAGGAGTTGAAATCAAACCAAAAGGCAAAACCTTAAATTCGTAAAATCTCATACCTCCATCATAAGGAGGCCACTTAAAAGACAAAGCTTTCCTGTGCTCCTCACAGATATCGACGTGGTGATAGGCTGACTTGAGATCAAACGAAAAAACAGACATCCCCGGAAGAAACATTTGAAGAACTGTTCTCAAGTCTTCGTACTTGACAGACTTCTCAACGATAAATTTGTTAAGATGAGATAAATAAATCCAAAATAAGTCTTAGTTTACCTGACAACTGGACATCGACGTGTAATGGGTTGCAAAACTGAGGGTAAACCGGCGTCTTTCTTATGCAGCCACGGGTTAACAACTCTGAAATCGCTCCCTGAACAAAACTTCTCTGATGCAAAGCAGAAGATCGATTCTCAATCCAATACGGTAAGGGCGATGCCcgaaaaagaattttgtaaCCATTGTGAATAATGTCAAGAACAAACTCCGAAGCTCTAACTACATTACGCCAAAACTGGAAATTTGCGCGCAACTTTCCTTGAATACAAGAAGGATCTTCGATGCCCTGCTCGGACTGGTCAAATTCACACTGATCAAAAACTGAAAAGTCATGATTTTGATCCTGACGAGAAGAGTTTATCTTTGGAGGGTACcagatttcttctttttctcttgAAGAGTTTCAAGCCTGGCTGCGGCTCTTTTCTCGGCCGTTTTAATTTTTGAGGCGTCCGCTTCATCGTCGGCCAAATCATCACATACGTATTCTTGAAACGTGGCTCACCAAACTCGGATTTATCggctaattactgggttgccgtatggcaatcccagtcggaaaatgggtagattttccgtttttttttttttccgtgtcggtaaaagtcttgcctgtcactcccctggtaagtggtgtctttgtgcatagagccttctgagagtattttcttaggatcgagagggtagtggaaattcgtagatttctctggtggacacagaagaatcattaacttagcctgcaatggcgtcgaaagtcatgtaacgcgaatggcgttttagtggatccttaaataaaatgtacccttatggagctcaataatggaaagtcagttggataaactaggcaggcggtgaaaaaccaacacctggaatctcaaaagcgacgagtaatggacttcgacaacaatctatcgcccgtcgagccgaaatcaaagtgagctgtatttctaaaataatatttaaccaagtgtgctgttatgtataacactgaaaccaaatggaaaattctctggtaactcatgggttcaacaaagacagagaacgattgaacgaatcgaacaccttacgtggatctgtgatcaactctgcacagtcttcaggtaaaaaaaaatggaaatgtaacagccaagaattatttgaaagaaagcttgtcgtgtattttgcgcttcattattcaaggaaaaggttcttcatggaaacggtttgatcctgaaatttagtttgttgcaatattgcgcatatttgacacgattgagtttcttctctttacgcacgtaatgaaatagaaggggtttttgtctctaatagcaaatatgttgtttgtttcaaaaacttgttcgctggaaaaggtgtcctttatgaattcatcatgttttatgatatgcgagcttaactggatagtttttatggcaatagtaaagcattttcttgtcaaaatgaggttagcgtctttctggtgtgttaactgaattaaatcgtgagtttgtattcgccgtctgccgcgtaaccttgatttccactctcaaaattacctccagaacctactttttgcgcagaataagcttttagaatgatgttcttgtttcgCATAaagaaagctaacaaaatatgttccttgctgagttcgcatttgttagcgttaatagtattttcggtccgatgcttctcttttatgaggggtatattgttttggtcttcTATCCAAACACTAACCGCGCTGGACCCCTAGGGATTAACttagtgaactttggtattacaaagctgtcagatgctcagagggcacgcttaaacttgtggtgaaaagaagttgtgagggaacttgaaaattatcaacatgtcagcccagaagccaatgtttgtcgcttctcttttatttgttattcttcagagactggaatgctgtagttcaataccacacaatttagtgccttctgattttctgtaacacgtaccacaggcaacccagtgtatgcttcacggaagcatctcgtttcacTATCTTCTGTCTGTTATTAAGCAAGGAAATACCTTCATTCGACTCCTCCTTCGCCTTGCCAACGTTCCCACTCTCCAAAGCTTTCACCGCGGCAGAACTCCTCTTGATCACCTTGCGGTTGAAGTTGAACTGTTGCTCATTCCCTTTCTTCTTGAAGACGTAGCTGGTTTCTGGTTGCACCTCCGAAGCTATTTGTGATGCCAAATCCCTCTGCGCTTTAATTAAATTGCTTTGTAGGCCCTGAATCTGCGTGTTTACTGCGGATAAGATAACATTCTTCTGGGCCTCCAAAATGGCATGCAAGTCGGAAGGAATAGATAGAGATAATGAAGAATCCTGGTCGCCCATGagtcacgaaaaaaaaaaaaaaaaacagaaagtaaATCTCAAGTAAATTTCAAGCAAGAGTAAGTGCCTCCAGCGAGAACACCAAGATGACTAATCTACATAAAACACCTTCTTAAATACTCTTACCGAATCCCTTGATAGTTCATAACGACGAGAGCATATTTTTCCGCTAATTATTCAAAACGCAGAATTCATTTTTGGTCATCGTACGACCGTTACGTacatccacccctccatgtatgccaatgttaCCAGTATCgcatgaccatatcgcgggctcaattttagagctcatcgaggtcaggcttttttttcaaagttgaccgctgaccaggtactgggtttcgattggattgcaggcttaAGCCAGGTTAACTAATTGTAAGAATGAAAAACCCCGGAGATCCGTTTTTAGGATATATTAGGTCATACATAGAGGCCTTGCAATTTCCAGGCGTGGtgactgttgttttttttttttatttatacaaATTTTAAAGGCAATGTATACATGACAAACAGCAAAAAACCGGAACCTTTTGCTTCATAAATTTTTCTAATAAGAGTGACCTGGTGTGAACAATCTTTGACTGTCGGCTGACCACCTTCTCTCATTTCAACACGTCACTGTGGCCAACCACACAACTGTTCAAAATGTCAAATGTTCATCAAGTACAAgagaactcttctcttaccccTAGAGACACTTGCACGAATGTGGAAAAAAAATCGTAACTTTGaagattaattttattattcttcAAACGGGAGTAGCATCAAACAATGTCTGATTGTGAACCGTTCATCTTCATGTaagttacatgtaaatgtttATCGCGGTGACAACACCTAAGTGCTTTTCGCTAACTAACTCCGCCCTGTAAAGGATTATCACCTAGGAATAGAAAAAAGGGCATACCGCAAGACTTGTTGAGATAAGATTTTCGACTTTTTAGCATTTGGACTCATTCTATTTGATGCAAACCGAATGTGCGCACTGTTTTCACAGGCGTCAACGTTTAATGGAGCGAAATATAGTGAGAAATTATTGATACAAAAAGAAAGAAGTCGAAGAAAACCCCAAGGTCCCCTTGTGATAGTGATTATTGATGGAAATGTGAGGTAAACCACGTTATCGTTGATGTACGAGCCTTACTCTTCGAATGCTTGGATAAAGGAATTTAACGATTCTGCACTTAGTCAGAAGCTTTTTATCCAATCCAAAGCGATAATGGTGTATCGATTCCAAATGTTCTGTTTCACTAAACAAGATGTTACATTTTGATTGACACTAAAATCTCTGTGAGCACTATACCTACACTGGAAAAAAACTGTGTAGTAATATGTAGCagtattaaaaaaaactgaattaacGAGCTAGGATTTACAATtgtaatactaataataatagaatTAACAACTAATAATTACAGCAAAAATAGTAGAATCATGAATTAAGAATACTAACTGAAATATCTAAACGTGAAAAAGTTCTCCGCTCTCTTCGTCCTACAAGCTATATATAGTGTTCTTAAAAGATAGTATTTTGCGAGTTACACCTTAAATTATACTTAGGCTCATTCAGGAGTGGACTAGGTAACAGATGATGTAAAGGATGGCCAAGAGACTTCATTTGagtcttttttttgttacacAAGTAGTCTCTTCTATTGTCCAAGCTATCTAATTCACCTAACTGTAAGGCATGCGCTTCAGGGTAGATTATGTAGAGTGCTATTTTTTGAACTCGCTCTATGGCTTCACAAAGGTAGGCGGGAATGGCCTGCCAAACTGAACGCACCGTACTTAGATATATCTTCAGGATGTTGGCTTGGCACACCCCGGCTCTACGCAGTACTCTAAGCGAATATAACTTTTTACAGGCTTTCTTAATAATGTACTCGACATGactatgttgtggtttaattttgctcttggttgaattttttttcttaaccagctcatttttttctaaccagtttgttttttcaaaccaggaatataattttaaaccagcttatttatcaactgtctgaaaagggaATTTTATCTTTTGGGGTGTGGCTTAAATTTAGGAGCATGGCTTTTTGGGgggtatgaaaacaaaaaatcacTGGTAAATTGATCTTGTCCTTCTCCCTTTCACCTTTCCCTTCCTTTCCGATTATCCTCACTCCAATTTCCATTCATGTGTACATTAACCATACCCCAAGTACTACTACTGCCACCCCCTGTCTACAAATCCTActtacaatttttcttttatagTACATCTTACCTTTCTGCCAGAGTTCGAACCACTGCCCTTAATTGATGTATAGTCCGATTACTATCCCAGAGCTTTCTCCACTGAGCCACCTTGAACTGGTGAGAAATCCGACCCATAAATATTGAtacgaataattgttattgcgtCCCACTATTCCCTCGGATAACATTCGTAGTCATTTACTATGATTTGCATAATCATAAGTAgacaaatgcaaaaaaatagcCTGCGCTGTACTATACttcattgtaatttttggattgaaaaagaccaataaaattcagcttgaaagagaggttctaaggacaaagacaaagcaaagtagatgatatgcaaatatttcttacattcattccaacgtgtttctgttgtttttgtcctcactgcctcgctatcaagttgaatcgacaatgGCGTATTTGTCCTGAAATCCCAGGAGTCATGccagaatattcataaaaagtgATTTCATTACAATCTCCTACGAACTATGGCTTCAAACTGTGACGATTCCACCACAAATTGTGTagacaaaatggaatttttttctgcGCTAGACAGCCTTAAAGAACAGCAAAAGACAATTAAATCTGAAATTACTTTATTCGTAGACGACAATTTCTATGAGCGATGAAATCGAGAAGATCATGACAAAATAAGAGGTACAGACCATCGAGCGAAAAAAGTGGACGGTGAATTCGAACAACCAAATCATTACTTGTGACAACAAGGTGGGTTTTTCTAAGAGTCAGCTTCATGAAgatctcttgtttgcacacaCTGACAGGGTTTCACATAGAGGGCGACAGAAGACAGAACAATGGTTGAAACAGAACTTTGCTGAAGTCAGCCAAAGGGTTATTAACCTCTTTGTGAGCTTATGTCGACTGTATGCAGAACACAAACCAATTACCAGTAGAAGCAAAGAGGTAACCAATCCATTACAAGCACCGCCACATTCTTATCAATGCTGAAGATTGACTTGATGGACTTTCGGAATTTACCGTGCTCATGTCGAAATCCGCACAAGAGGGTGATTAATCTTGTCGATAACCATACAAAGTTCGTCAATTCACATCCTCGATGCTGTAAAGAATTACTGCTTTTCCTATGGATACCCGAGAAAAATTCTTATAGACAATGGAGGtgaattttgcaatgcaaaactcaaattattttgcgaggaaaatcaaatcaagttgtCCCATGGAGCGGCAAGAACTCCAACCCGCACACAAGGTCTTGTGGAAAGAAGCAAGaaaacatggaaagaaaatatgaggtcaataattatggggtcaaataacaagaacattgaaagatgGTGCGAGTACACGATGCGGGCTTCATATACTATGAACATCACTCTCCACAGGGCAATAAATACAGCACTATACGAAGCACTTTTCGGAATAAGGGCCGaccgtgagaaccaccagaacactgatgaagacatCATGAATGTCAAGGGGAAGCCACTGAGCTAGCCTCTGGTAAAAACACCTTAGACAATGATCAGTGTGAAACTGTTGAAAGAGCAGCCAAACGCCAGAAGATACGTGAACGACAGGGTcaatacaatgaagaaatggtaaaacaaaccagacaGTCAAGGATGGCACCTTACAAGATCGATGACATGGTTGCAATCAAAATAGACAGGGTAGACAAAACGAGTCCTGTACACCCGAATATGCTGTTGGGCAAAGTAATGGAGATTAGGAAAGACTATGCAAAAATAGTTACTCCACAAGGAAGCATTAAGATTATATGCTTGCACTTCGAGGAAGTAACAACactttgttttgactgcatctttATTACTTGTATTCAgtttaaatttgaaacataAAATGAATCTATACATTTGGTTACTTTAGTGGACGGTGTCTGTTACCCAAACCGCATTACTTAGTTAATCAGTCAAAAATCCACTTACTAGGCCTAAATACCAACCCATTTTATGACCCCAACCCTaaccttctgaaaacaaacTTCAATTTCATATTGACAACCCTAAACTCAATCTGACGCAGTCCTTAGGCCTCAAAAAATCACTAACACACGGTTAGAAAGGGTTAATAAGTTCAAATATCTTGGGGTCCTCCTAGACGACACTCTATCTTGGAAGGACCACATAGAATATATTGGTAACAAGATCTCGTCAAGATTAGGTGTTCTGCGTCGAGTGCGTAAGGTTCTCCCCAAGCCAACTTGCCTAATGCTCTACAGTACTATAGTCTTGCCATTATCCGATTACTGTTCGCCTGTCTGGGACAGTTGTGGGGCTAGGAGCAAAGATTACCTTGATATGCTAAATAGACGTGCCGCATGTATCATTGAAGGTCGATCAATCGGGGCTGAAGAGTTAAAATCAACACTTGGCTGGGCAACCTACAAGCGCGCAGAAATTATCTCAAATGCCTTTTAGTCCATAAATGTTTTCACGGAATAGCGCCTTCGTATTTACTTTCACTTCAGAGTTTAGGCACGCGCACTTTCTTACCTTTTCCATGGCTATAACACCAGAATCCGTGATTTGCTGCGCTCTCCTTTCGCAAAAACTGCTAAGTATTTGGGGAGCTTCAGAATAAACGGCGCTCGAACTTACAACACCATTCCGAGAAACATTAGGCAAGTAGAGACGTTCAGCGAATTTTAAATCAAACTAAAGCGCCATCTCAAACAGTAACACCTGCGGCACATGCTGCATTTATAACTTAATTATTTGTCTATTAAGTAAACTAGTAGAGTTCCTTGGAATTATTTCGAGAGCACTGGCATCACCGACGGTTGTGATGCGAAGCCGCCAATCAAACAGCAATTTATTAGTCATCACCATAAAGAGGATAACACCCAATTTGGTCCCTTGGGGCACTCCTCCTTTTAGTGTTAACCAATCTGACAAACTTCCTCCGATTCTACCTGCCTGCATCCGGTTCGTCAAGAACGCTGCAATCCAAGCTAGGAGCGCTGGATGAACTTTCGGATTGGCGAGTTCCTGCATCAGTATCGAGTGATCAATCAGATCAGACCCTTTGGTGAAATCGGCAAAGAAAGTCCGAGCAGACGCCTTGCCACTATCAACCGCTTCGTAGATCGCTTGAAGCATATATAAAAGGGCATCGGTTGCAGAGTGACACTTGCGAGAGTACTGACGGGGGTCGATCTTGCCGTCCAGCTGGGGTAGAAATCCGTTCGCGAGGTGATTTTGATATCATCTTTGGATCAATATAGTGTCATGAACAACTGAGCACGTACTTTGTActatttattttagtttttccaGACAGCCGTACCGTATTTTCTTTCTTGTCTTGCAACAAGAATACAGTCTACCAGCTCGTCTCTGAAGTTATAGGGGATTTTGTGAACaaacagtttcattttcattttgtcaCCGAGAGCCCACTGCAGGTCTTGAAAAGAGATCCAACATAGATCTCGTTTCCAGAATCCTTTACAAGAATTTTTGTTCACATTAGAACGCCACATCAAAGCGCGTGGTATCCACTCTGGCTGTTTCCCTTGGATTCCACCTGGGGCCAGCGGATACTGATGTAAGGTTCCATACAACGATTCATCTGGGATTAAAGTATCctttaaaaattcaacaaagtCCTTTCCAATCTGGCTGTGCAGTACAAAGTTAACAAATTCTCGTATCGCAATAAAGTGTGTCGCTCCCTTAAAAACGTTTATGTTGTGAGGCGGAGGGGATTTCTTTCGTCCTCTAACGAACCTATTGTTGATAAAACGGTGGACGAAATTTGTGCGAGCccataattttttatttcctgaTTCAGTTACAGGAACACTTTCAATATTGTTGTGGTTTCGAAGAGTTTGCAATGCTCTCACAATTTCGTTGTTATCATAAAGTGGAAAATCTTGTCCAACTAAACTGATATAATATTTCCATTTCACAGGAGACTGTAAAAGCTCTTCCATACAATTGAGCTGAGCTTGAACCAAACTAAAATGTCCCCAAAAAACGCTTGTCCTATTGGTGGCGACAAAGACATTTGGAAGACAGCGTATCATAGCCTTTATGGCTGTAAGCAAGATCTCTGGGGATTTTGAGTCGATATGAATGCAGTACACATTGTTGGGCATATAGATTGCTGGAAGAATTCTCTCAACTAAACGTGCACTTTTGTGTATTGTTATAGAATAAGCGATGGGGAGCTGCTTTTCTTCTTCGGACACAGGAGGATGGCCGAAACGGTTGCTTAAGACTTGAGCACAGTCCTGATTGGGCGTGTACTTGGCGCTAATTACTGAATCATGTGGTGTTGTAGTAACGGTTCCCTCTAGCTTTTCCTCGCCGGATATAAGCTTTTGGCACCTTTTCCACTTCCTGGCCTGCAATTTATAAAATCCCAGCTTACTTAAGGGACGGAcaattagaaaagtgatgggggggggggggggggattttcagctggtacgaatttttttttttcgcgcactgcttgggcaggaatttttttttccaggtgaaaccccctgcacgaatttttttttggacaaatattgctttttttaacagtgaaatcttgattcattatctatgtttttgtgagactacagagttacgcaagcaacacaccaaaaacctctcagacacacaattgactacagagcagatcaatttactctctcgaggtttgaaattcattccaacacctgtcatgaaagaaaaccagataaggcgccagctaatttcagacttcaaccaatttgccagaaggatgcgccttcaatatatctatcatgaccaaatactgaacaacatccatttcacgtgaaatccagttggattccaccgattcaacggtcagttgctcttgagacttacttagaagaagtcaaaataaagcttacGGAAACTCCattggttaaacctaaaaataatctgccacccggcgagcaaaagaaaaggaaaaggttcatttacgatgTATTTTGCTTGCGGGGCAAGCCAtccattaattattgtatttagctaaataaagttgttgttgttgttgttgttgttgtgggatacaaacaaagaagaaatagagcatttcattgagcaagcaaattcgtaccaccctaccataaagtttaccgctgaagtctcacagttagaaacaactttcttggacacaacagtctataagggagagagattcgagaaagaatcgattctcgacgtgtgcacacattacaaacctactgaaacatttcagtacacCAACTACAACAGTtaccacccagcaggcgttaaaaaaggcttcgttaaaggagaagctcttaggctcctgaggagccttctaaagtaatgtttgaggagaacattaaaaactttagaacacgcctaaCATCGAGAgcttatcccaataacctggtggaaaaaatcctctccgaagttaaattcgcagaaagaaaagaacgctcttacacaaaaataGAAAGCGCACATgaaaattctaccttttgtcacgcaatttcatccatcactgccatgtttgaaaaatattctaacggaaaaatggtatttaatacaaaaccagccactactaagagagatatacaaggaacctcccttgatctcttatagaaatgggaaatcgcttaaagacatgcttgttttaagcaaaactataaagtcATTGTATTATAATGTATTGTATATCAATCAAATTTCTGAACATAGCCgggaagatcgactccgcctccggaaagtgaattgaACTTTCTGTTCAGTTCACAGCTCGAACACAATTATGATatgtttttagaaattcttcagtaaaaagattcgtaTAGATTccatacctaaacttcgagccaggattcgagccaggattccagccaggattcgagctgcAATGATCTTTCTCCGCTATTTTGAACATGACATGTCACATAAccaggtttccttgtttgtgtttccgcttttttaaggtaaggtaaggtaaggtaaattTTATTTCGCCAGGGTGGCCCATTCAGGAAGGAGGCTTGTAAAGCTTGTCCTTGACATATTCTAGGGAGTAGGGGAGAGGATTTTTTAATAGCAACATCGGAAATAAAGATGGCGTCTTGTATCGTGGTtttcttccagatgcaaaattCTGTACTTAGAACCAAAACACACCTTTAGAGAGATCAAAATGGTAAGGAATAAACATCAAGAAGACTAGAACTATGGTTAAGTAAAGGATAATGACTGAGAAGCAATGATATCGTGCTTCGCGCTGCAAGAGGTATGCCTGagtacagaaaaaaaccaaaacagcgctacggaacactgtttaaaatggacttTCCCCTGCTGGCTTTCTCCTCCCTTACTATATGGGAATATTGCAGTAGTTCTTATTGTGGTCTTTA
The sequence above is a segment of the Montipora foliosa isolate CH-2021 chromosome 2, ASM3666993v2, whole genome shotgun sequence genome. Coding sequences within it:
- the LOC137990471 gene encoding N-acetyllactosaminide beta-1,6-N-acetylglucosaminyl-transferase-like, which encodes MASSAARIVLLVALALVFMQSIIVYKMKSRNSNPSEPKIRRSNSTIAPLSGLEKRMQTELKDPSNETAEMMTTQMTNKSNKALPISTLKARKWKRCQKLISGEEKLEGTVTTTPHDSVISAKYTPNQDCAQVLSNRFGHPPVSEEEKQLPIAYSITIHKSARLVERILPAIYMPNNVYCIHIDSKSPEILLTAIKAMIRCLPNVFVATNRTSVFWGHFSLVQAQLNCMEELLQSPVKWKYYISLVGQDFPLYDNNEIVRALQTLRNHNNIESVPVTESGNKKLWARTNFVHRFINNRFVRGRKKSPPPHNINVFKGATHFIAIREFVNFVLHSQIGKDFVEFLKDTLIPDESLYGTLHQYPLAPGGIQGKQPEWIPRALMWRSNVNKNSCKGFWKRDLCWISFQDLQWALGDKMKMKLFVHKIPYNFRDELVDCILVARQERKYGTAVWKN